The Primulina eburnea isolate SZY01 chromosome 8, ASM2296580v1, whole genome shotgun sequence genome contains a region encoding:
- the LOC140838778 gene encoding sphingolipid delta(4)-desaturase DES1-like codes for MGFAGKERVEQEEGVMATEFFWSYTDEPHASRRRQILSKYPQIKQLFGPDPFAFLKIAAAVSLQLWTGIFLRDAGWLKILVLAYFFGSFLNHNLFLAIHELSHNLAFSTPVYNRWLGIFANLPIGVPMSVTFQKYHLEHHRFQGVDGIDMDIPSLTEANLVTNVLSKSIWVVLQLFFYALRPLFLKPKPPGMWEFINFIIQLSLDAGFVYFWGWKSLGYLILSTFVGGGMHPMAGHFISEHYIFKPTDQETYSYYGPLNLMTWSVGYHNEHHDFPRIPGSKLHKVKEIAPEFYENLESYKSWSQIIAMYIMDRTVGPFSRMKRKLSTSSMKKSE; via the exons ATGGGGTTCGCAGGGAAAGAGAGGGTAGAACAAGAAGAGGGTGTGATGGCCACTGAATTTTTCTGGTCTTATACAGATGAGCCTCATGCCTCTCGCAGAAGGCAGATCCTCTCTAAGTACCCGCAGATCAAACAACTTTTTGGCCCCGACCCCTTTGCTTTCCTCAAG ATTGCCGCAGCTGTTTCACTTCAGCTATGGACCGGAATCTTCCTCCGTGACGCAGGTTGGCTGAAGATACTTGTGCTGGCATATTTTTTCGGCTCGTTTCTCAACCACAACCTGTTCTTGGCCATTCACGAGCTTAGTCACAACTTAGCCTTCTCAACCCCAGTTTACAACAGGTGGCTTGGTATTTTCGCTAACCTTCCCATTGGCGTTCCCATGTCTGTCACCTTCCAAAAGTATCATCTTGAGCACCATCGGTTCCAAGGAGTAGACGGTATTGATATGGACATTCCAAGCCTTACTGAGGCCAATCTTGTAACCAATGTCCTTTCAAAATCAATATGGGTTGTTTTACAGCTATTCTTTTATGCTCTTCGCCCCCTCTTTCTCAAACCAAAACCTCCAGGAATGTGGGAAttcattaattttataattCAACTCAGCCTTGATGCCGGTTTTGTTTATTTCTGGGGCTGGAAGTCTCTTGGTTATTTGATTCTTTCTACCTTTGTTGGGGGCGGAATGCACCCAATGGCCGGCCATTTTATCTCAGAACactacatttttaagccaacaGATCAAGAAACGTATTCTTACTATGGCCCTTTGAATCTGATGACATGGAGTGTTGGTTACCACAATGAGCACCATGATTTCCCAAGAATACCGGGAAGCAAACTTCACAAGGTGAAGGAGATTGCACCAGAGTTCTACGAAAATCTGGAGTCATATAAATCTTGGAGCCAGATCATTGCCATGTATATAATGGATAGGACAGTCGGGCCTTTCAGCCGAATGAAGAGAAAACTATCAACCAGTTCGATGAAGAAATCTGAGTAG
- the LOC140838779 gene encoding uncharacterized protein: MHFHRHFLFIYYVYLPLFITNSNMKIAFFLLVSATISLAIRPAAKTGGDNDDNGMGGFFGPGGGFNIPGFPPGFSGGGYGGGFGGPKGGYAKGGVIRPTVVCKDKGPCYKKKLTCPTKCFTSYSHAGKGYGGGGGGGGCTIDCKDNCVAYC; encoded by the coding sequence ATGCATTTTCACCGTCATTTCTTGTTCATATACTATGTTTATCTTCCTCTTTTCATAACAAACTCAAATATGAAGATCGCATTTTTCTTGCTCGTTTCAGCCACCATCTCCCTCGCCATCCGCCCCGCCGCCAAGACAGGCGGCGACAACGACGACAACGGGATGGGGGGCTTCTTCGGCCCGGGAGGCGGGTTCAACATACCTGGGTTCCCGCCCGGGTTTTCCGGCGGAGGCTACGGTGGCGGGTTCGGAGGACCCAAGGGAGGGTACGCAAAAGGTGGCGTGATAAGGCCGACTGTTGTGTGTAAAGACAAAGGGCCGTGTTACAAGAAGAAGTTGACGTGCCCGACAAAGTGTTTCACCTCGTACAGCCACGCCGGGAAGGGGTACGGcggcggaggaggtggaggtggCTGCACTATTGATTGCAAGGATAACTGTGTAGCTTATTGCTGA
- the LOC140838780 gene encoding uncharacterized protein isoform X2, which translates to MKASKSSRWLLKKQHFLFDRGSYGAKMTQMPLMVVVCILTLFIIYRTTNYQYQQTEDAGSAISGLNSLPRGIIEDRSDLELKPLWTTSSSRSKVNSRSSKYLLAIPVGIKQKENVDTIVQKFLSENFTIILFHYDGNLDGWWDLKWSSEATHIVAHNQTKWWFAKRFLHPAIVSVYDYLFLWDEDLGVDNFHPGRYLEIVKSEGLEISQPALDPNSTGIHHRITVRNRMNQFHRRVYDVRGSINCSEESEGPPCTGFVEGMAPVFSRLAWHCAWHLIQNDLVHGWGMDMRLGYCAQGDRTRNVGIVDSEYIVHQSIQTLGGQPATKVSNPEEISKRRHGIDMRLEIRRQSTIELQKFKERWEEAIREDENWVDPFPSSPRPNHRRNE; encoded by the exons ATGAAGGCATCCAAATCATCGAGATGGCTGTTGAAGAAACAGCATTTTTTATTTGACCGG GGATCATATGGAGCAAAGATGACACAGATGCCATTGATGGTAGTTGTGTGCATATTAACACTGTTCATCATATATAGGACCACTAATTATCAGTATCAACAGACAGAG GACGCAGGTTCAGCCATTTCAGGTTTGAATAGTTTGCCTCGAGGTATCATTGAAGACAGGTCAGACCTGGAATTAAAGCCACTGTGGACGACAAGCAGCTCGAGGTCAAAG GTCAATAGCCGGAGCTCTAAATATTTGCTGGCAATACCTGTTGGGATTAAACAGAAGGAGAATGTTGATACCATTGTTCAAAAG TTTCTTTCAGAAAATTTTACAATTATTTTGTTCCACTATGATGGTAACTTGGATGGATGGTGGGACCTGAAGTGGAGCAGTGAAGCCACACATATCGTTGCCCATAACCAAACAAAatg GTGGTTTGCAAAACGTTTTCTACATCCTGCTATTGTTTCTGTCTATGATTACTTATTCCTCTGGGATGAAGATTTAGGGGTGGACAATTTCCACCCTGGAAG ATATCTGGAAATAGTAAAATCAGAAGGTCTTGAGATATCCCAGCCAGCTTTGGACCCAAATTCTACTGGTATACATCACAGGATCACAGTAAGAAACAGAATGAATCAATTTCACAG AAGAGTCTATGATGTAAGAGGTAGTATCAACTGTTCAGAAGAAAGCGAGGGTCCACCATGCACTGG GTTTGTGGAAGGAATGGCTCCTGTGTTTTCAAGATTGGcttggcactgtgcctggcattTGATACAG AATGATCTTGTTCATGGATGGGGAATGGACATGAGACTCGGCTATTGTGCACAG GGAGATCGTACAAGAAATGTGGGAATAGTTGATAGTGAATACATAGTTCATCAAAGCATACAAACATTGGGTGGTCAACCTGCAACAAAG GTTTCAAATCCTGAGGAGATCTCAAAG AGGCGGCACGGGATCGACATGAGATTAGAG ATTCGGAGGCAATCAACGATAGAACTTCAAAAATTTAAGGAGCGATGGGAAGAAGCTATTAGAGAAGATGAGAACTGGGTCGACCCATTTCCTTCGTCGCCGAGACCTAATCATAGGCGCAACGAATGA
- the LOC140838780 gene encoding uncharacterized protein isoform X1 has translation MKASKSSRWLLKKQHFLFDRGSYGAKMTQMPLMVVVCILTLFIIYRTTNYQYQQTEMESKLHSFYASQDAGSAISGLNSLPRGIIEDRSDLELKPLWTTSSSRSKVNSRSSKYLLAIPVGIKQKENVDTIVQKFLSENFTIILFHYDGNLDGWWDLKWSSEATHIVAHNQTKWWFAKRFLHPAIVSVYDYLFLWDEDLGVDNFHPGRYLEIVKSEGLEISQPALDPNSTGIHHRITVRNRMNQFHRRVYDVRGSINCSEESEGPPCTGFVEGMAPVFSRLAWHCAWHLIQNDLVHGWGMDMRLGYCAQGDRTRNVGIVDSEYIVHQSIQTLGGQPATKVSNPEEISKRRHGIDMRLEIRRQSTIELQKFKERWEEAIREDENWVDPFPSSPRPNHRRNE, from the exons ATGAAGGCATCCAAATCATCGAGATGGCTGTTGAAGAAACAGCATTTTTTATTTGACCGG GGATCATATGGAGCAAAGATGACACAGATGCCATTGATGGTAGTTGTGTGCATATTAACACTGTTCATCATATATAGGACCACTAATTATCAGTATCAACAGACAGAG ATGGAGTCAAAATTGCATAGTTTTTACGCATCACAG GACGCAGGTTCAGCCATTTCAGGTTTGAATAGTTTGCCTCGAGGTATCATTGAAGACAGGTCAGACCTGGAATTAAAGCCACTGTGGACGACAAGCAGCTCGAGGTCAAAG GTCAATAGCCGGAGCTCTAAATATTTGCTGGCAATACCTGTTGGGATTAAACAGAAGGAGAATGTTGATACCATTGTTCAAAAG TTTCTTTCAGAAAATTTTACAATTATTTTGTTCCACTATGATGGTAACTTGGATGGATGGTGGGACCTGAAGTGGAGCAGTGAAGCCACACATATCGTTGCCCATAACCAAACAAAatg GTGGTTTGCAAAACGTTTTCTACATCCTGCTATTGTTTCTGTCTATGATTACTTATTCCTCTGGGATGAAGATTTAGGGGTGGACAATTTCCACCCTGGAAG ATATCTGGAAATAGTAAAATCAGAAGGTCTTGAGATATCCCAGCCAGCTTTGGACCCAAATTCTACTGGTATACATCACAGGATCACAGTAAGAAACAGAATGAATCAATTTCACAG AAGAGTCTATGATGTAAGAGGTAGTATCAACTGTTCAGAAGAAAGCGAGGGTCCACCATGCACTGG GTTTGTGGAAGGAATGGCTCCTGTGTTTTCAAGATTGGcttggcactgtgcctggcattTGATACAG AATGATCTTGTTCATGGATGGGGAATGGACATGAGACTCGGCTATTGTGCACAG GGAGATCGTACAAGAAATGTGGGAATAGTTGATAGTGAATACATAGTTCATCAAAGCATACAAACATTGGGTGGTCAACCTGCAACAAAG GTTTCAAATCCTGAGGAGATCTCAAAG AGGCGGCACGGGATCGACATGAGATTAGAG ATTCGGAGGCAATCAACGATAGAACTTCAAAAATTTAAGGAGCGATGGGAAGAAGCTATTAGAGAAGATGAGAACTGGGTCGACCCATTTCCTTCGTCGCCGAGACCTAATCATAGGCGCAACGAATGA